Proteins from a genomic interval of Bacteroidota bacterium:
- a CDS encoding FtsW/RodA/SpoVE family cell cycle protein, with amino-acid sequence MNRILKNIRGDRVIWAVVIILSILSLLAVYSSTGALAYVKQQGNTEYYMLKHLFILVMGFVLMYFTHRVKFTYFSRIFQVALYVAIPLLILTLFMGLNLNDAKRVLPLPFHLTFQTSDLAKLTLIMYLARNLTRKDIDIRNFKTAGLYLFLPTLIVCALILPANFSTAALLFSSSLILMFIGKVSFRLISYFIGIVIVAMAFAFLIGKVSPGILPRMETWVNRIESFFDKDKQSDGDYYQVEQSKIAIASGGLFGKMPGNSTQRNFLPHPYSDFIYAIIVEEYGLLGGAFLVLLYLILFFRVVRIITKAPLNFGALLTFGVGFSLVFQAMVNMAVAVNLLPVTGQPLPLVSMGGTSIWFTSVAIGIILSVSKETDKQMEEDATELATA; translated from the coding sequence ATGAACAGGATTTTGAAAAATATTCGGGGCGACAGGGTTATTTGGGCTGTTGTTATTATTTTGTCCATCCTTTCCCTGCTGGCAGTTTACAGTTCTACCGGGGCTCTTGCCTATGTAAAACAGCAGGGAAATACCGAATACTATATGCTCAAACATCTGTTCATTCTTGTAATGGGCTTCGTTTTGATGTATTTTACCCACAGAGTAAAGTTTACATACTTTTCCCGGATATTCCAGGTTGCCCTCTATGTTGCTATACCTTTGCTGATTCTCACCCTGTTCATGGGCCTTAATCTGAATGATGCAAAGCGGGTTTTGCCCTTGCCTTTTCACCTTACTTTCCAGACCTCCGACCTGGCAAAGCTCACTTTAATAATGTACCTTGCCAGAAATCTAACCCGGAAAGATATAGATATCAGGAATTTTAAAACAGCAGGATTGTACCTGTTCCTGCCAACCCTGATCGTTTGTGCACTCATCCTTCCGGCCAATTTCAGTACTGCCGCCTTGCTGTTTTCAAGCTCCCTCATCCTTATGTTCATTGGCAAGGTAAGTTTCCGGCTTATCTCGTACTTCATTGGAATAGTGATTGTAGCGATGGCTTTTGCATTTTTGATCGGAAAAGTCTCACCAGGGATTCTTCCCAGGATGGAAACATGGGTAAACCGTATAGAAAGCTTTTTCGACAAAGACAAGCAATCGGACGGGGATTATTACCAGGTGGAACAATCGAAGATTGCCATTGCATCCGGGGGATTGTTCGGGAAAATGCCGGGTAACAGCACACAGCGGAATTTCCTGCCACATCCTTACTCTGACTTTATCTATGCAATCATTGTAGAGGAATATGGACTTTTGGGAGGAGCATTTCTGGTATTGCTTTACCTGATTTTGTTTTTCCGGGTGGTGAGGATAATTACGAAGGCCCCCTTGAATTTCGGGGCATTACTGACGTTCGGAGTAGGCTTCAGCCTGGTTTTCCAGGCAATGGTCAATATGGCGGTAGCCGTCAACCTGCTTCCTGTAACCGGGCAACCTTTGCCTCTGGTCAGTATGGGAGGAACATCGATATGGTTTACATCGGTTGCGATTGGAATTATTCTTAGCGTTAGCAAAGAAACTGATAAACAAATGGAAGAAGATGCAACAGAACTTGCAACAGCATAA
- the mraY gene encoding phospho-N-acetylmuramoyl-pentapeptide-transferase, with protein sequence MLYYLFDYLEKCCNFPGAGVFQYISFRAAMAVIFSLIISMFFGKTWIKFLNRKQVGETIRDLGLEGQLEKQGTPTMGGLIILAAILLPTLLFAKLLNVYILLMIFTTLWLGMIGFLDDYIKVFRKNKKGLAGKYKVAGQVILGLVVGLTMYFNESVVIREEPLAATTISQGAIPDEYIQDSQDELKSTKTTIPFFKNNEFDYAILISWIGDGARKYAFLIFIPIVILIITAVSNGANLTDGMDGLATGTSAIIGATLGILAWVSGNIIFADYLNIMYIPNTGELTIYISAFVGACIGFLWYNAYPAQVFMGDTGSLSIGGIIAVFAILIRKELLIPILCGIFLVESLSVILQVSWFKYTKRKYGSGRRIFRMSPLHHHFQLQGYPEPKIVQRFLIVGIMLAVFAIITLKLR encoded by the coding sequence ATGTTATACTACTTGTTCGACTATCTGGAAAAATGCTGCAACTTCCCCGGTGCGGGGGTATTCCAGTATATTTCTTTCCGGGCTGCCATGGCTGTGATCTTTTCATTGATCATTTCAATGTTTTTCGGAAAAACATGGATCAAATTCCTGAACCGCAAACAAGTTGGAGAAACCATCCGCGATCTTGGCCTTGAGGGACAACTTGAAAAACAAGGCACTCCTACCATGGGAGGATTGATCATTCTGGCAGCCATCCTGTTGCCTACCCTTCTGTTTGCAAAACTCCTGAATGTGTATATCCTGCTCATGATATTCACTACACTCTGGTTGGGCATGATCGGATTCCTGGATGACTATATTAAGGTGTTCAGAAAGAATAAAAAAGGACTTGCAGGAAAATATAAAGTAGCCGGACAGGTCATTCTTGGATTGGTTGTAGGGCTTACCATGTATTTTAACGAATCCGTGGTGATCAGGGAGGAACCGCTTGCTGCAACAACCATATCCCAGGGAGCGATCCCTGACGAATATATCCAGGATTCCCAGGATGAGTTGAAATCGACAAAGACTACAATCCCATTTTTTAAAAATAACGAGTTTGACTATGCCATACTTATTTCCTGGATAGGGGATGGAGCAAGAAAATACGCCTTTCTTATTTTCATCCCAATAGTAATCCTGATCATCACGGCTGTATCGAATGGAGCCAATCTCACCGATGGGATGGATGGTTTGGCTACAGGAACATCGGCCATCATCGGAGCCACCCTTGGCATACTTGCCTGGGTCAGCGGCAACATCATTTTTGCCGATTACCTCAACATAATGTATATACCGAACACCGGTGAGCTGACCATATACATCAGCGCGTTTGTCGGGGCCTGTATAGGATTCCTTTGGTATAATGCCTACCCGGCGCAGGTCTTCATGGGTGATACAGGAAGCTTGTCGATCGGAGGCATTATCGCAGTTTTTGCCATACTTATCCGTAAGGAACTGTTGATCCCTATCCTTTGCGGGATATTCCTGGTGGAAAGTCTTTCAGTAATCCTGCAGGTTTCCTGGTTTAAATATACTAAAAGAAAATATGGATCGGGCAGAAGAATATTCAGGATGTCGCCACTGCATCATCATTTCCAGCTGCAAGGTTATCCTGAGCCCAAAATAGTACAGCGATTCCTGATTGTTGGGATCATGCTGGCAGTTTTTGCCATAATAACCCTGAAACTCAGATAA
- the murD gene encoding UDP-N-acetylmuramoyl-L-alanine--D-glutamate ligase — translation MKSYDIVILGAGESGTGTAVLAKKKGLSAFVSDAGKIRDEYKNVLLHLDIPFEEEKHSFPLILSGGEIMKSPGIPDTAPVIREAARMSIPVISELEFAARYTQAKLVCITGSNGKTTTTLLTHHICRNAGLNAGLAGNVGNSFAMMVAEKDYDLYILEVSSFQLDGMFRFKADIAVLLNITPDHLDRYRYDFGLYADAKFRITQNQGPMEALIYCADDETIQQGLQKRDVRSKMYPFSIQDKLNSEGAWMENNQIIINVQSKPFNMTMEMLALQGKHNIYNSMASAIAGRLLEIRKDNIKASLADFQNVEHRLEFVANIMGIEFINDSKATNINSSWYALESMQRKVIWIAGGQDKGNDYSYLLDLVRQKVKAIICLGVDNTKIYNAFSSLPITIVETRSMEEAVRYALYLGEKGDITLLSPACASFDLFENYIDRGNQFKAAVRQL, via the coding sequence ATGAAATCTTACGATATCGTCATACTCGGAGCAGGAGAAAGTGGAACCGGAACAGCAGTCCTGGCAAAGAAAAAAGGCCTTTCAGCCTTTGTCTCAGATGCCGGAAAGATACGTGACGAGTACAAAAACGTTCTTTTACATCTTGATATCCCTTTTGAAGAGGAGAAACACTCTTTCCCCCTGATCCTGTCAGGCGGAGAGATCATGAAAAGTCCTGGTATACCTGACACAGCACCCGTAATCAGGGAAGCTGCCAGGATGAGCATCCCGGTAATCTCTGAACTGGAATTTGCAGCGAGATACACACAAGCAAAACTGGTATGCATCACAGGCAGCAACGGGAAAACCACAACCACTCTCCTCACTCATCACATCTGCAGGAATGCAGGACTGAATGCAGGACTGGCGGGTAATGTAGGAAACAGTTTTGCGATGATGGTAGCTGAAAAGGATTATGACCTTTACATCCTGGAAGTCAGCAGTTTCCAGCTTGATGGCATGTTTCGTTTCAAAGCCGATATCGCGGTACTGCTTAATATCACTCCCGATCATCTCGACCGCTACCGGTATGATTTCGGACTGTATGCAGATGCAAAATTCAGGATCACACAAAACCAGGGCCCCATGGAAGCTCTGATTTACTGCGCCGATGATGAAACCATTCAGCAGGGATTGCAAAAAAGGGATGTCAGATCGAAAATGTACCCTTTCTCTATTCAGGATAAGCTGAATTCGGAAGGGGCATGGATGGAAAATAACCAGATCATTATAAATGTACAATCAAAACCTTTTAACATGACAATGGAAATGTTAGCATTGCAAGGTAAACACAACATTTACAACTCTATGGCTTCGGCTATAGCCGGACGTCTCCTGGAAATCCGCAAGGACAATATCAAGGCTAGTCTTGCTGATTTTCAAAACGTCGAGCACCGCCTGGAATTCGTGGCTAATATTATGGGGATTGAATTCATTAACGATTCCAAAGCCACAAATATCAATTCCTCATGGTATGCACTTGAGAGTATGCAGCGTAAAGTGATCTGGATAGCAGGAGGCCAGGATAAAGGAAACGATTACAGCTACCTGCTTGACCTTGTCAGGCAGAAAGTAAAAGCCATCATTTGCCTTGGAGTGGATAACACTAAGATTTACAATGCGTTCTCAAGTCTTCCCATTACCATCGTAGAAACACGTTCAATGGAAGAAGCCGTGCGCTATGCTTTATATCTGGGTGAAAAGGGGGATATCACACTGCTCTCACCGGCTTGTGCCAGCTTCGACCTTTTTGAAAACTATATCGACAGAGGAAACCAGTTCAAGGCAGCCGTAAGGCAATTATAA